The following are encoded in a window of Nocardia sp. BMG111209 genomic DNA:
- a CDS encoding transposase produces MGSSDPAAGGRRRRAFSPAEKLAHLAAYETACGQPGGGAAYLREQGLYSSLITEWRRQRDAGVLAGKAPGEKVGRLSPEQAEIARLKAELAKAQKKQAMTDAALEIMGKAHALLA; encoded by the coding sequence ATGGGTAGCAGTGACCCCGCCGCGGGCGGGCGACGGCGGCGGGCGTTCAGCCCGGCGGAGAAGCTGGCGCATCTGGCCGCGTACGAGACCGCGTGCGGGCAGCCCGGCGGCGGCGCAGCCTATCTGCGGGAGCAGGGCCTGTATTCGTCATTGATCACCGAGTGGCGCCGCCAGCGCGATGCTGGTGTGCTGGCGGGTAAGGCGCCGGGTGAGAAGGTCGGCCGCCTGTCGCCGGAGCAGGCCGAGATCGCCCGGTTGAAAGCGGAGCTGGCGAAAGCACAGAAGAAGCAGGCGATGACCGACGCCGCGCTCGAGATCATGGGAAAAGCGCACGCGCTCTTGGCTTGA
- a CDS encoding sensor domain-containing protein: MGWRPNGFAVGVVSAVLIGVTGCSAVGGSAAPDYPAGSIDAALMNTHDAGGRIGAALWFRTDAGKPGAAQTVTPAECQAAATPASDLVFGNSWTDFRLSTFQENANTWDHSLTQAVGRYENADRARDAFTKLTQALMTCGDKEIAVLRGAGAVDSKWRNHIDTSSADTVWWNAEQLDATGWRCYREARLKQAVLLQVALCQSGNGQPAATAIADKVAAKL; the protein is encoded by the coding sequence ATGGGCTGGCGGCCGAATGGATTCGCGGTCGGGGTGGTGTCGGCTGTACTGATCGGCGTCACAGGTTGTTCGGCGGTCGGTGGTTCCGCTGCTCCGGACTACCCGGCCGGCAGTATCGATGCGGCCTTGATGAACACCCACGATGCCGGTGGGCGGATCGGCGCCGCGCTGTGGTTTCGGACCGATGCCGGTAAACCCGGTGCGGCGCAAACGGTTACGCCGGCCGAATGTCAGGCGGCGGCAACCCCGGCATCGGATCTGGTATTCGGGAACTCCTGGACCGATTTCCGGCTGAGCACTTTTCAGGAGAACGCGAACACCTGGGATCACAGCCTCACGCAGGCGGTGGGTCGTTACGAGAATGCGGACCGGGCTCGGGATGCGTTCACGAAGCTGACTCAGGCTCTGATGACATGTGGGGACAAGGAGATTGCGGTTCTGCGCGGCGCCGGTGCCGTGGATTCCAAGTGGCGCAACCATATCGACACGTCGAGTGCCGACACGGTGTGGTGGAACGCCGAGCAACTCGACGCCACCGGTTGGCGCTGTTATCGCGAAGCGCGATTGAAGCAGGCCGTGCTGCTGCAGGTCGCGCTCTGTCAATCGGGCAACGGTCAGCCTGCGGCGACAGCGATCGCCGATAAAGTTGCCGCCAAACTGTAA
- a CDS encoding helix-turn-helix transcriptional regulator, whose translation MTVGPDRRPCLSQREREVLVAWIFSDSKAEACRDLYVTLGTINTHLTRIRRKYADVGRPATTKAALLARAVQDGLIALDEI comes from the coding sequence ATGACCGTCGGTCCCGATCGGCGACCCTGTCTCTCCCAGCGCGAGCGCGAAGTGCTCGTCGCCTGGATCTTCTCCGACTCGAAAGCCGAAGCGTGCCGTGACCTCTACGTCACCCTGGGCACGATAAATACGCATCTGACCAGAATTCGACGCAAGTACGCCGATGTGGGCCGCCCCGCCACCACGAAGGCGGCACTGCTCGCACGAGCCGTTCAGGACGGCCTCATCGCGCTCGACGAAATCTGA
- a CDS encoding ImmA/IrrE family metallo-endopeptidase, giving the protein MLAPSRLRIARKRQGLTLTDLARETELSRRSLSAYENGKQQPTQHTLACLAAALHVAPKFLTGPDLDEIPPEAVSFRAMSKITARQRDRALAAGRIAIELNEWIEARFTVPAPNVPSLTGTDPEIAAEMVRAHWGVGQTPIKNMVHLLEANGVRVFSLTGESAELDAYALHWRKQPYVFLNTGKSSERARFDCAHECGHLVLHSGDRIPNEPGAEAEADRFAAAFLMPRAAILSQRLREATIDHVLEAKRHWNVSAMALTRRLFDLDLLTDWRYRSLCVQLSQMGYRRAEPDGVPRETSMLLTKVFAALREDGQRPSAITDDLGLSATDLHAHVLGLTMVALTDQSRSLPHEPSSAPAQVDATARPRRGRLRLS; this is encoded by the coding sequence ATGCTGGCGCCTTCCCGACTGCGGATCGCGCGCAAGCGACAGGGATTGACCTTGACCGACCTCGCCCGGGAAACGGAGCTCAGCCGACGTAGTTTGTCGGCTTACGAAAACGGCAAGCAGCAGCCGACCCAGCACACACTCGCGTGCCTGGCCGCCGCTTTGCACGTAGCGCCGAAGTTCCTCACCGGCCCCGATCTCGATGAGATCCCACCCGAGGCGGTCAGTTTCCGTGCGATGAGCAAGATCACCGCACGGCAACGTGATCGAGCCTTGGCAGCAGGCCGGATCGCCATCGAGCTGAACGAGTGGATCGAGGCCAGGTTCACCGTTCCCGCGCCCAACGTGCCGAGTCTGACCGGGACCGATCCGGAAATCGCGGCCGAGATGGTCCGAGCGCATTGGGGAGTCGGGCAGACACCGATCAAGAACATGGTGCACCTGCTGGAAGCCAATGGAGTGCGGGTGTTCTCCCTGACCGGGGAGAGCGCAGAACTGGATGCCTACGCACTGCACTGGCGCAAACAGCCGTATGTCTTCTTGAACACTGGAAAGTCCAGCGAGAGAGCGCGATTCGATTGTGCGCACGAATGCGGCCACCTGGTTCTGCACAGTGGTGATCGCATCCCGAACGAACCGGGAGCCGAAGCCGAAGCAGACCGCTTCGCCGCGGCCTTCCTCATGCCGCGCGCAGCAATCCTCAGCCAGCGATTACGGGAAGCCACCATCGATCACGTCCTCGAAGCGAAGCGTCATTGGAATGTCTCGGCGATGGCGCTCACCCGCCGGCTTTTCGACCTCGACTTGCTGACCGATTGGCGATACCGGTCACTGTGTGTTCAGTTGTCGCAGATGGGCTATCGCCGAGCTGAGCCCGATGGAGTGCCTCGCGAGACATCGATGCTGCTCACCAAGGTCTTCGCGGCACTCCGCGAAGACGGACAGCGGCCTTCGGCCATTACCGATGACCTCGGACTGTCTGCCACCGACCTGCACGCCCACGTCCTGGGACTCACCATGGTGGCACTCACCGATCAGTCCCGAAGTCTTCCCCATGAACCAAGTTCCGCGCCAGCACAAGTCGACGCCACTGCTCGGCCGCGCCGGGGAAGACTCCGTCTCTCGTAG
- a CDS encoding glutathione peroxidase: MSVYEYSVTTADGQTKSLGDYKDRVVLIVNVASKCGFTPQYAGLEALHQATEDRGLDILGFPCNQFGDQEPGTNAEIQDFCSTEYGVTFPVFAKLDVNGANADPLYTYLRAEAPGDFGPDAGMLYEHIAKNRPETIGTDEVKWNFTKFLVGRDGEVIRRYESTATPEEIGADIALLLD; the protein is encoded by the coding sequence ATGAGTGTCTATGAATACAGCGTGACCACCGCGGACGGCCAGACCAAGTCGCTCGGCGACTACAAGGACCGGGTGGTGTTGATCGTCAACGTCGCCAGCAAGTGCGGCTTCACCCCCCAATATGCCGGGCTCGAGGCGCTGCACCAGGCGACCGAGGACCGTGGCCTGGACATCCTCGGCTTCCCCTGCAACCAGTTCGGCGACCAGGAGCCCGGCACGAACGCCGAGATCCAGGACTTCTGCTCCACCGAATACGGCGTGACCTTCCCGGTCTTCGCGAAGCTCGACGTCAACGGCGCGAACGCCGACCCGCTCTACACCTACCTGCGCGCCGAGGCCCCCGGCGACTTCGGCCCCGACGCCGGCATGCTCTACGAGCACATCGCCAAGAACCGCCCCGAGACGATCGGCACCGACGAGGTGAAGTGGAACTTCACCAAGTTCCTCGTCGGCCGCGACGGCGAGGTCATCCGCCGCTACGAGTCCACCGCGACCCCCGAGGAGATCGGCGCCGATATCGCGCTGCTGCTCGACTGA
- a CDS encoding EndoU domain-containing protein produces MIRLTARVLFAVLAAVLLLSSSVSAQPPAIPQPTPSDVARIAPNNRNPAELSQRIAVFDAKANGFLGRAEALRNWEARLRTEESALQGRKAALDAEGNALEARRPSPYASSGAIAAFNTQIDAFNGKVSAYNTDVDNHRADVGRYNDETAALRALQQELSQEADAIDAELARVEAEAQRASRPRPTAPQPGNQAQRQAPTGVDTSPVPVSGNAASRQQQAAALRKYAQDKSIQLVERPVTSRLTADTLSHMSEQEVAALTGGGQREFDALARRADGTYVGVVVRRSSGVDPSEAAFDASISRGGQAETTLDGAAITITGVDLIDPVANDGGTPAPPVPGSSTAPTASAAPPTTATPDTEQADTPTTGGPNSTGGTLWGVVPGGPPNITITQRDRIHILDGHGDGINGGHAPGTGMPNKTEFPDDWEDDEIIDRIVDVARNPDHPPELQKNGRWLVKGRRNGVDIEVVVLPGGRVWTGYPTGGQGVIHNDEHGNPK; encoded by the coding sequence ATGATCCGGCTCACCGCTCGCGTCTTGTTCGCGGTCCTCGCCGCTGTTCTGTTGCTCAGCTCATCGGTTTCTGCGCAGCCTCCGGCGATTCCGCAGCCGACGCCATCGGATGTCGCCCGGATCGCGCCGAACAATCGCAATCCCGCCGAGTTGAGTCAGCGGATCGCGGTCTTCGACGCCAAAGCCAACGGTTTCCTGGGCCGGGCCGAGGCGCTGCGTAACTGGGAAGCTCGGCTTCGGACCGAGGAATCGGCTCTGCAGGGCCGGAAGGCCGCACTCGATGCCGAGGGCAATGCGCTCGAGGCGCGTCGGCCGTCGCCGTACGCATCGAGCGGGGCGATCGCTGCTTTCAACACGCAGATCGATGCGTTCAACGGCAAGGTCAGCGCCTACAACACCGATGTCGACAATCATCGAGCGGACGTCGGCCGATACAACGACGAAACTGCCGCTCTGCGCGCCCTGCAACAGGAGCTGTCGCAGGAGGCCGATGCCATCGACGCGGAGCTGGCACGCGTCGAGGCCGAAGCGCAGCGCGCGAGCCGGCCGCGGCCGACGGCGCCGCAGCCGGGGAATCAAGCACAGCGGCAGGCGCCGACCGGTGTCGACACATCGCCGGTCCCGGTCTCCGGTAATGCGGCCAGCCGACAGCAGCAGGCCGCTGCGTTGCGAAAGTATGCGCAGGACAAGAGTATTCAGCTCGTCGAACGACCGGTTACCTCTCGGCTGACGGCGGACACGCTGAGCCACATGTCCGAACAGGAGGTGGCGGCGCTCACCGGCGGCGGGCAACGGGAATTCGATGCTCTGGCACGTCGGGCCGACGGCACCTATGTCGGGGTGGTGGTACGCAGATCCTCGGGAGTCGATCCGAGCGAGGCGGCATTCGACGCCTCGATCTCTCGTGGTGGACAGGCCGAGACCACGCTGGACGGTGCCGCGATCACCATCACCGGGGTCGACCTGATCGACCCTGTCGCGAACGACGGTGGCACACCGGCGCCTCCGGTCCCCGGATCCTCGACCGCTCCGACAGCCTCGGCGGCACCGCCGACCACCGCAACCCCGGACACCGAGCAAGCCGATACTCCGACCACCGGTGGCCCGAATTCGACCGGGGGAACGCTGTGGGGTGTCGTCCCGGGTGGCCCGCCGAATATCACGATCACCCAGCGTGACCGGATCCATATCCTGGACGGTCATGGCGATGGCATCAACGGCGGTCATGCTCCGGGGACAGGTATGCCGAACAAGACCGAGTTCCCGGACGATTGGGAAGACGACGAGATCATCGACCGGATCGTGGATGTGGCACGGAATCCGGATCATCCGCCCGAGTTGCAGAAGAACGGCAGGTGGCTGGTCAAAGGCCGCCGGAACGGCGTCGACATCGAGGTCGTGGTTCTGCCCGGCGGCCGCGTCTGGACCGGGTATCCCACCGGCGGACAGGGTGTGATCCACAATGACGAGCACGGTAATCCGAAATAG
- a CDS encoding IS1182 family transposase, translating into MSLGPGPATTVPPLTARVARASNPRGTTAMWIRDRLESLWSNEDFADWYPRDGRPGLSPAQLATVCVLQYVLDLSDRQAAEAVRCRIDFKYALCLELDDPGFHHSVLSDFRDRLAEGDRADRLLDLALARLTDAGLVRERTTQRTDSTHVLAAVRDLTRLELVTEAVRAALEELTRTAPDTLAGLVDEEWGRRYGRQVRLGKNPTRPKTRILTAGEDACRLLEHLWQHGPDRLRGPQIQALRQIVLQNYYRDDKGRLRWRTDDEGGLPPSSVTIVSPYDVQARYARRGQVTRWKGFLVHLTETCATEGTNVITDVATTPATTNDAQALPGIHTRLQRRGLLPAEHLVDGGYTSLVHVAQAAREHQVTVSGPLPGNPTRQYRENAGYGRDDFHIDFDRRQVICPQGQVSKGWHGPYPTSSPTAAPLIVARFTKAQCQPCPVRSKCTTSRESARNVGFPPRELLDLQVRARAEQQSPAWQQRYAVRSGIEGTVCEFAHGHGMRQCRYHGQAKAHVQHVLTAIAVNVERLSAGLPPDQPPPARPPTAFQKHLDHNGIPRLRSWRAVSS; encoded by the coding sequence ATGTCACTCGGACCCGGACCGGCCACGACGGTCCCGCCGCTGACGGCGCGGGTGGCCCGCGCCAGTAATCCTCGCGGTACCACGGCGATGTGGATACGTGATCGGCTCGAAAGTCTATGGAGCAACGAGGATTTCGCCGACTGGTATCCGCGCGATGGGCGGCCGGGTCTGTCCCCGGCGCAGCTGGCCACCGTGTGCGTGCTGCAGTACGTGCTGGACCTGTCCGATCGGCAGGCGGCCGAGGCCGTGCGCTGTCGTATCGATTTCAAGTACGCGCTGTGCCTGGAGTTGGACGATCCCGGCTTCCATCACAGCGTGTTGAGCGATTTCCGTGACCGGCTCGCAGAAGGCGACCGTGCCGACCGCTTGCTCGATCTTGCTCTGGCCCGGCTCACCGACGCCGGACTGGTGCGTGAGCGTACTACTCAGCGCACCGACTCCACCCATGTATTGGCCGCGGTGCGCGACCTGACCCGGCTCGAGCTGGTCACCGAGGCTGTCCGCGCCGCGCTCGAGGAACTTACCCGCACCGCCCCGGACACGCTGGCCGGTCTGGTCGACGAGGAGTGGGGGCGCCGCTATGGCCGCCAGGTGAGGCTGGGCAAGAACCCGACCCGGCCCAAGACCAGGATCCTCACCGCCGGCGAAGACGCTTGCCGACTGCTGGAGCATCTGTGGCAGCACGGGCCGGACCGCCTGCGCGGCCCCCAGATCCAGGCCCTGCGGCAGATCGTCTTGCAGAACTACTACCGTGACGACAAGGGCCGCCTGCGCTGGCGTACCGACGATGAGGGCGGTCTGCCGCCCTCATCGGTGACGATCGTTTCTCCCTATGACGTCCAGGCCCGCTACGCGCGCCGGGGACAGGTCACCAGGTGGAAGGGGTTCCTGGTCCACCTGACCGAGACCTGCGCGACCGAGGGCACCAATGTGATCACCGACGTGGCCACCACCCCGGCCACCACCAACGACGCCCAGGCCCTTCCCGGGATCCACACCCGTCTCCAGCGTCGCGGTCTGCTTCCCGCCGAGCACCTGGTCGACGGCGGCTACACCTCCCTGGTCCACGTCGCACAGGCGGCCCGCGAACACCAGGTCACGGTCAGCGGGCCGCTACCGGGCAACCCCACCCGTCAGTACCGCGAGAACGCGGGCTACGGCAGAGACGACTTCCACATCGACTTCGATCGCCGACAGGTGATCTGTCCGCAGGGCCAGGTCAGCAAGGGATGGCACGGCCCCTACCCGACATCATCACCCACCGCGGCCCCGCTGATCGTGGCCCGGTTCACCAAAGCCCAGTGCCAGCCGTGTCCGGTCCGCAGCAAGTGCACCACCTCCCGTGAGAGCGCCCGCAACGTGGGCTTTCCCCCGCGAGAACTCCTCGACCTGCAAGTGCGGGCCCGAGCCGAGCAGCAGAGCCCTGCTTGGCAGCAGAGGTATGCCGTGCGTTCGGGAATCGAGGGCACCGTCTGCGAATTCGCGCACGGGCACGGCATGCGGCAATGCCGCTACCACGGCCAGGCCAAAGCCCACGTCCAGCACGTCCTCACCGCCATCGCCGTGAACGTCGAACGCCTCAGTGCAGGACTGCCACCAGACCAGCCACCCCCGGCCCGGCCACCGACAGCCTTCCAAAAACACCTGGACCACAACGGAATTCCCCGGCTACGGTCCTGGCGGGCGGTCAGCAGCTGA
- a CDS encoding tetratricopeptide repeat protein: MSERPDRNAAARHARAAVAHMEAGRYDAAATEFALARTIFEQLGSASAAVAGCTGEIGNAMLRMGRYSEAEQAYRQARDSFRQLGMQVQADECTASLGLALRHTARFTEAEAVLLESIAAFERLGLDERVATGRMGLGALYADTERFAEAEQEYLAAREFFRAHGQVDAAATCTQNLANVHGHQGRYDSAESALRELVDFHIERRSDRGLADCSSQLGEVYRSTGRIRLAEQALISAQRAYQGLALREEFAYAAASLGNVYLLQGRYDDAEQSLSSARDVFSEFGVRKQVAVCTLGLGTVHLTAGRYPEAEICYLEARRLYAELGLSKGVASCDANLGNVHAATEQFELALSVLLAAREQWERLGLPEGIADSCANLGQAYMALGRFDEAEQVVRQALRLYEQLGVEHRVAACIANLGFVHTPAGRYEAAEEQFTRAAELYIRLGLPELAARCDAGRASTMFFRGRALPGDAPERRKLIAAATELMIPATVFVDATRFQFDQAAERVAWGESAQDSLARLFLMAAALDDPELIADLVETAINSGIHTTSPVSDISAGIIRYDRTTTADMPPDPQSPHSGKSPAGVRPAGAIRLIPGAVLPMAAPPRLIMPDLREALFPHLDRISDRYAPIDVSGPPLRVW; this comes from the coding sequence GTGAGCGAGCGACCCGATCGGAACGCGGCGGCGCGGCATGCGCGCGCGGCGGTCGCGCATATGGAGGCAGGCCGATACGACGCGGCAGCCACCGAATTCGCGCTGGCGCGAACCATATTCGAGCAGTTGGGGTCGGCTTCGGCGGCGGTGGCCGGCTGTACGGGCGAGATCGGCAACGCGATGTTGCGGATGGGTCGATATTCCGAGGCCGAGCAGGCGTATCGACAGGCTCGGGATTCGTTCCGGCAGTTGGGGATGCAGGTTCAGGCCGACGAATGCACTGCGAGCCTGGGCCTGGCGTTGCGGCACACCGCACGATTCACCGAGGCCGAGGCGGTGCTGCTGGAGTCGATCGCGGCGTTCGAGCGGCTGGGACTGGACGAGCGAGTCGCGACCGGGCGGATGGGGTTGGGAGCCCTCTACGCCGATACGGAGCGGTTCGCCGAGGCCGAGCAGGAGTACCTGGCGGCCCGGGAGTTCTTCCGCGCGCACGGTCAGGTCGATGCGGCCGCGACCTGCACCCAGAATCTGGCGAATGTTCATGGCCACCAAGGTCGTTACGACAGCGCGGAGAGCGCTCTGCGCGAACTGGTGGACTTCCACATCGAACGACGCTCGGATCGCGGTCTGGCCGACTGTTCGAGCCAACTGGGGGAGGTCTATCGCTCGACCGGGCGGATACGACTTGCCGAGCAGGCGCTGATCAGCGCGCAGCGGGCGTATCAGGGCCTCGCTCTGCGGGAGGAATTCGCCTATGCCGCAGCGAGTCTCGGAAATGTGTATCTGCTTCAGGGTCGCTACGACGACGCCGAGCAGTCGTTGTCGAGTGCGCGGGACGTGTTCAGCGAGTTCGGTGTCCGAAAACAGGTGGCAGTCTGCACACTCGGGCTCGGGACCGTTCATCTGACCGCGGGCAGATACCCGGAAGCGGAGATCTGCTACCTCGAGGCCCGGCGACTGTACGCGGAACTCGGCCTGTCGAAAGGTGTCGCCTCGTGCGATGCCAATCTCGGCAATGTGCACGCGGCGACCGAACAGTTCGAACTCGCCTTGTCGGTCCTGCTCGCCGCTCGCGAGCAGTGGGAGCGGCTGGGGTTACCGGAGGGGATCGCCGACAGCTGCGCCAACCTGGGTCAGGCCTATATGGCGCTGGGGCGGTTCGACGAGGCGGAACAGGTTGTCCGGCAAGCACTTCGACTGTACGAGCAACTGGGAGTCGAACATCGGGTCGCCGCGTGTATCGCGAACCTGGGTTTCGTCCACACTCCGGCGGGCCGCTACGAGGCCGCGGAGGAGCAGTTCACGCGCGCAGCGGAGCTGTACATCCGGTTGGGCCTGCCGGAACTGGCGGCCCGATGCGACGCCGGCCGGGCATCGACGATGTTCTTCCGGGGCCGTGCCCTGCCCGGCGATGCGCCGGAACGCCGGAAGCTGATCGCCGCGGCGACGGAACTGATGATTCCCGCGACGGTATTCGTGGATGCCACCCGATTTCAGTTCGATCAGGCGGCGGAGCGGGTGGCCTGGGGTGAGTCGGCACAGGATTCGCTGGCGCGCTTGTTCCTGATGGCGGCCGCGCTGGACGATCCGGAACTGATCGCGGATCTCGTCGAGACGGCGATCAACTCGGGGATCCACACCACCTCGCCGGTCTCCGACATATCGGCAGGCATCATCCGGTACGACCGCACGACGACGGCCGATATGCCACCGGACCCGCAATCACCGCACAGCGGGAAGTCGCCCGCGGGTGTTCGACCGGCCGGAGCGATTCGCTTGATTCCCGGGGCGGTTCTCCCGATGGCGGCGCCACCACGACTGATCATGCCCGATCTACGGGAGGCGCTGTTTCCGCATCTGGATCGAATTTCCGACAGATACGCCCCGATCGACGTATCCGGACCACCATTGCGCGTGTGGTGA
- a CDS encoding TetR/AcrR family transcriptional regulator: protein MNAPHDARKRSAETKRLRTRAALVAAARAHFAARGWQATRVEDIAHEAGVSVATAFNHFSKQTLLGHVYAPLFEPMLTAARSDIDTGTDPVEALERHIRALTAVCRRHQTLTVALLAAVQEQTIAAAGAAAEADDGDVRNIVPFPRPLAELIDYGQRAGRFRPEPASADVAVYHINALMLRIMTRPGESADATAELVLGQLLPPLLIASG from the coding sequence ATGAACGCCCCGCACGACGCCCGCAAGCGCAGCGCGGAGACCAAGCGGCTGCGCACCCGCGCCGCGCTGGTCGCCGCGGCGCGGGCGCATTTCGCGGCCCGGGGCTGGCAGGCGACCCGAGTGGAGGACATCGCGCACGAGGCGGGAGTCAGCGTGGCGACAGCGTTCAACCACTTCAGCAAACAGACGCTGCTCGGCCACGTGTATGCCCCCTTGTTCGAGCCGATGCTCACGGCGGCGCGGTCCGACATCGATACCGGGACCGATCCGGTCGAGGCGCTCGAACGGCACATCCGGGCATTGACCGCGGTGTGCCGCCGGCATCAGACGCTCACGGTCGCACTGCTCGCGGCCGTACAGGAGCAGACCATTGCCGCCGCCGGTGCGGCCGCCGAGGCCGACGACGGCGATGTGCGCAACATCGTGCCGTTCCCGCGGCCGCTGGCGGAACTGATCGATTACGGGCAGCGAGCGGGCCGATTCCGGCCCGAGCCCGCGAGTGCGGATGTGGCCGTTTACCACATCAATGCGCTGATGCTGCGCATCATGACCCGGCCCGGCGAATCGGCCGATGCCACAGCGGAACTCGTGCTGGGCCAGCTGCTGCCGCCGTTGCTGATCGCATCCGGCTGA
- the fadD5 gene encoding fatty-acid--CoA ligase FadD5 codes for MTATTESANESITEPLHSRRNHWNNQVHRHSLMTPDRTAIRYLDESTTWRELDDRSRAFAAALHRRGVRFGDRILMALLNRTEYLEAVLGATLIGAIPVPVNIRMSPAEVSYLVTDSGAEVVVTEKLLAPLMDAVRASTGTIETLIVVDNGDDPAHLDYETLLTEDPSDLPETDVPEDTVALIMYTSGTTGKPKGAMLTHTNLQAQAVITINSVQGGSDDDVTSVVPPIFHIAGLAAFAPVLYRGIRAVIHPLGAFDPDAMLDTMEREGTTSVFMVPAQWQAVCAAQKARPRTLALRTISWGAAPASDTVLTAMNETFPRALNMTAFGQTEMSPVTCVLEGKDALRKLGSVGKVVPAVTARIVDPMMNDVKPGEVGEIVYRGPNLMKGYWRNPQGTADAFRGGWFHSGDLVREDEDGFLYVVDRAKDMIISGGENIYCAEVENALYSHPSISEAAVIGRADEKWGEVPVAVIVLAPGIDNLSLPDLEPHLNENLARFKHPKDLVIVDELPRNASGKVVKPELRKAYGSKDVGLAD; via the coding sequence ATGACCGCCACCACGGAGTCTGCCAACGAATCGATCACCGAGCCGCTGCACTCGCGACGTAACCACTGGAACAACCAGGTACACCGCCATTCGCTGATGACCCCCGACCGAACGGCCATCCGATACCTGGACGAGTCGACCACCTGGCGCGAACTCGACGACCGATCCCGCGCCTTCGCCGCCGCCCTGCACCGCCGCGGCGTGCGATTCGGCGACCGCATCCTGATGGCCCTCCTGAACCGCACCGAATACCTCGAGGCCGTACTCGGCGCCACCCTGATCGGCGCGATCCCGGTCCCGGTCAACATCCGAATGAGCCCCGCCGAGGTCTCATACCTGGTCACCGACAGCGGCGCCGAGGTAGTAGTCACCGAAAAACTCCTCGCCCCCCTGATGGACGCGGTACGAGCGTCCACCGGCACGATCGAAACCCTGATCGTGGTCGACAACGGAGACGACCCGGCCCACCTCGACTACGAAACCCTCCTCACCGAGGACCCCTCCGACCTGCCCGAGACAGACGTCCCCGAGGACACCGTCGCCCTCATCATGTACACCTCGGGCACCACCGGAAAACCCAAGGGCGCCATGCTCACCCACACCAACCTGCAAGCGCAGGCGGTGATCACCATCAACTCGGTCCAGGGCGGTTCGGACGACGACGTAACCTCCGTGGTACCCCCCATCTTCCACATCGCCGGCCTCGCGGCCTTCGCCCCCGTCCTCTACCGCGGCATCCGCGCGGTGATCCACCCCCTGGGCGCCTTCGACCCCGACGCCATGCTCGACACCATGGAACGCGAAGGCACCACCTCGGTCTTCATGGTCCCCGCCCAATGGCAAGCCGTCTGCGCCGCCCAGAAAGCCAGACCCCGCACCCTCGCCCTCCGCACCATCAGCTGGGGCGCCGCCCCCGCCTCCGACACGGTCCTCACCGCCATGAACGAGACCTTCCCTCGAGCTCTCAACATGACAGCCTTCGGCCAAACCGAAATGTCCCCCGTCACATGCGTTCTCGAAGGCAAGGACGCCCTCCGCAAACTCGGCTCGGTAGGCAAGGTCGTCCCCGCGGTCACCGCCCGCATAGTCGACCCCATGATGAACGACGTAAAGCCCGGCGAGGTAGGCGAAATCGTCTACCGAGGCCCGAATCTCATGAAGGGCTACTGGCGCAACCCCCAAGGCACCGCAGATGCATTCCGCGGCGGCTGGTTCCACTCCGGCGACCTGGTCCGCGAAGACGAAGACGGCTTCCTCTACGTAGTCGACCGAGCCAAAGACATGATCATCTCCGGCGGCGAGAACATCTACTGCGCCGAGGTCGAAAACGCCTTGTACTCCCACCCTTCCATCTCCGAGGCCGCGGTGATCGGCCGCGCCGACGAGAAATGGGGCGAGGTCCCGGTAGCCGTGATCGTCCTCGCCCCCGGCATCGACAACCTGTCGCTGCCCGACCTCGAACCCCACCTCAACGAGAACCTCGCCCGCTTCAAACATCCGAAGGATCTGGTGATCGTCGATGAACTCCCGCGCAACGCCAGCGGAAAGGTCGTGAAGCCGGAACTGCGGAAGGCTTACGGGAGTAAGGATGTGGGGCTGGCCGACTGA
- a CDS encoding glycine zipper domain-containing protein: MTNSAGMLVGALVGAGLGNAFGRSLPASDERNVYEYHCYC, encoded by the coding sequence TTGACAAATTCCGCCGGGATGCTCGTAGGAGCCCTCGTCGGTGCAGGCCTCGGCAACGCTTTCGGCAGGTCACTGCCCGCTTCCGACGAGCGCAACGTGTACGAATATCACTGCTACTGCTGA